Proteins from a single region of Chryseobacterium sp. T16E-39:
- the pyrH gene encoding UMP kinase: MKYKRILLKLSGEALMGNRQYGIDNDRLQEYATEIKKVVDKGCEVAIVIGGGNIFRGVAGAAKGMDRVQGDYMGMLATVINGMALQGALEDAGIKTRLQSAIEMDKVAEPFIKRRAVRHLEKGRVVIFGAGTGNPYFTTDTAATLRAIEIGADVILKGTRVDGIYDSDPEKNADAVKYNSLSFDEVFEKNLKVMDMTAFTLSHENKLPIIVFDMNKDGNLVKIVDGENVGTLVDL, from the coding sequence ATGAAATATAAAAGAATCCTTCTAAAACTTAGTGGTGAAGCCTTAATGGGGAACAGACAATACGGTATTGACAATGACAGGTTACAGGAGTATGCTACTGAAATAAAGAAAGTAGTAGATAAAGGCTGTGAAGTTGCCATTGTAATTGGAGGAGGAAATATATTCCGTGGAGTAGCGGGTGCTGCAAAAGGAATGGACAGAGTTCAGGGTGATTATATGGGAATGCTGGCTACAGTGATCAACGGAATGGCTCTACAGGGGGCATTGGAAGATGCAGGAATTAAAACGAGACTTCAATCCGCTATTGAAATGGATAAAGTGGCAGAACCTTTTATTAAAAGACGTGCTGTAAGACATTTGGAAAAAGGAAGAGTAGTTATTTTTGGAGCTGGAACAGGAAATCCTTATTTTACAACCGACACTGCTGCAACATTAAGAGCAATAGAAATTGGTGCTGATGTTATTTTAAAAGGAACCCGAGTGGATGGAATTTATGACAGTGATCCGGAAAAAAATGCAGATGCCGTAAAATATAATTCTTTATCTTTCGATGAAGTTTTTGAAAAAAACCTTAAAGTAATGGATATGACTGCATTTACTTTAAGTCATGAAAATAAATTACCTATTATCGTGTTTGATATGAATAAAGACGGTAATTTGGTAAAAATTGTAGACGGAGAAAATGTAGGTACTTTAGTTGATTTATAA